The following are from one region of the Aquirufa lenticrescens genome:
- the murB gene encoding UDP-N-acetylmuramate dehydrogenase, translating into MFSLRGYNTFGIEAEARQFVEISSIDQYVSIRKSGEYAHLPHLFLGGGSNVLLTKAQEALVVKISIPGISVLKEDADYVWLKGGAGVVWDEFVQYAVNQGWSGLENLSLIPGTVGAAPMQNIGAYGAEIKDTFESLEALNLQTLELEVFDAKACAFGYRESFFKRAGKGQYLISSVTFKLSKKPSVKTSYGAIQEVLAAKGIAQPTIREVADAVIEIRKSKLPDPKEIGNSGSFFKNPTVSASEASRLLVQFPGIPNYPVEGSTDVKFPAGWFIEKAGWKGFRRGDAGVHAKQALVLVNYGEATGGEILALSEEIKQSIKDTFGVSLETEVNIL; encoded by the coding sequence ATGTTTTCTCTACGTGGGTATAATACGTTTGGGATTGAGGCGGAAGCTCGTCAATTCGTAGAGATTAGTTCGATTGATCAATACGTTTCTATTCGTAAATCAGGGGAATACGCGCATTTGCCTCATCTTTTTTTAGGGGGTGGGAGTAATGTGTTGTTGACCAAAGCTCAGGAGGCGCTTGTCGTTAAAATTTCTATTCCCGGTATTTCCGTTTTGAAGGAAGATGCTGATTATGTATGGTTGAAAGGTGGTGCAGGGGTAGTTTGGGATGAATTTGTTCAATATGCTGTGAATCAAGGCTGGTCTGGATTGGAGAATTTATCCCTGATTCCAGGTACAGTGGGTGCGGCTCCGATGCAAAATATCGGCGCTTACGGCGCGGAAATTAAAGATACATTTGAGTCATTAGAAGCCTTGAATCTTCAAACTTTAGAACTCGAAGTGTTTGATGCCAAAGCGTGTGCTTTTGGCTACCGTGAAAGCTTCTTTAAGCGCGCAGGGAAAGGCCAATACCTCATTAGCTCTGTGACGTTTAAGTTATCGAAGAAACCTTCAGTTAAAACGTCTTATGGAGCAATTCAGGAGGTTTTAGCGGCAAAAGGAATTGCACAGCCAACTATCCGGGAGGTAGCTGATGCTGTTATTGAAATTCGCAAAAGTAAATTACCTGATCCGAAAGAAATTGGTAACTCCGGTAGTTTCTTTAAGAATCCGACCGTTTCAGCCTCTGAGGCTTCACGCTTATTGGTTCAATTTCCGGGTATCCCGAATTATCCTGTAGAGGGTAGTACGGATGTTAAGTTTCCTGCTGGTTGGTTCATCGAAAAGGCTGGTTGGAAAGGCTTTAGAAGAGGGGATGCAGGGGTGCATGCGAAGCAAGCACTCGTTTTAGTGAATTATGGAGAGGCGACTGGTGGAGAGATTTTGGCCCTATCAGAAGAAATTAAGCAATCAATTAAAGACACCTTCGGCGTTTCATTAGAGACCGAAGTAAATATTTTATAA
- the kdsA gene encoding 3-deoxy-8-phosphooctulonate synthase has product MTLPTLDNLGKGPFFLMAGSCAIESNDLAFEIAEKIDGITKSMGIPYIFKGSYRKANRTKIDSFTGIGDIKALEILQAVGKHYSLPTVTDIHESAEAAMAAAYVDVLQIPAFLCRQTDLLAAAAQTGKAVNIKKGQFMSGASMRFAVEKVLHENPEAVVYLTDRGNSFGYGDLVVDYRNLPEMSAMNVPVIMDCTHSLQRPNQTTGVTGGQPALIETIAKAAIAVGADGIFIETHPNPSVAKSDGANMLPLDQLEGLLEKLLRVREAIV; this is encoded by the coding sequence ATGACATTACCTACTTTAGATAATTTAGGCAAAGGCCCCTTCTTTTTGATGGCAGGATCTTGTGCGATTGAAAGCAACGATTTAGCTTTTGAGATTGCGGAAAAAATCGATGGAATCACCAAGTCGATGGGCATTCCCTATATTTTCAAAGGTTCGTATCGCAAAGCTAATCGTACCAAAATCGATTCTTTTACTGGTATTGGTGATATAAAGGCATTGGAGATTCTACAAGCGGTAGGTAAACATTATTCCTTACCGACGGTGACGGATATTCACGAAAGTGCAGAAGCAGCCATGGCAGCGGCTTATGTTGATGTTTTGCAAATTCCCGCTTTCCTTTGCCGTCAAACTGATTTATTAGCCGCTGCTGCCCAAACAGGCAAAGCCGTGAATATCAAAAAAGGTCAGTTCATGTCTGGTGCATCGATGCGTTTTGCCGTGGAGAAAGTATTACACGAGAATCCAGAGGCGGTTGTTTACTTGACGGATCGTGGGAACTCGTTTGGTTATGGAGATCTAGTAGTGGATTACCGTAATCTTCCGGAGATGTCAGCGATGAATGTCCCAGTTATCATGGATTGCACACACTCCTTGCAACGTCCGAATCAAACGACGGGTGTAACAGGTGGACAACCTGCTTTGATTGAAACCATTGCAAAAGCAGCCATCGCTGTAGGTGCAGATGGAATCTTCATCGAAACACACCCGAATCCTTCGGTAGCAAAATCAGATGGCGCGAATATGCTTCCATTAGATCAATTAGAAGGTCTTTTGGAGAAACTATTGCGCGTTCGCGAAGCGATCGTTTAA
- the rnc gene encoding ribonuclease III has protein sequence MAVKSLLNWLDPIRLDEREKFLKKSVTHLIGASPNNLTLYRLAFLHSSASKESVAENYKESNERLEFLGDSVLGMITATYLFQKFPFKDEGFLTEIRSRMVSRESLNVIGRKLGLEKVIEYETQRKNAMSRTSMYGDALEAFVGAVYLDKGFAFTQNFIIKKILTQYFDLDAVVQNNPNFKSMLIEWAQKEGKKVSFELDQEGEHHNREFTALVILDGEKIAEGKGYSKKKAEQTAARMASEQLDIK, from the coding sequence ATGGCCGTAAAATCTCTCCTAAACTGGTTAGATCCGATTCGACTAGACGAACGAGAGAAATTCTTAAAGAAATCGGTTACACATCTTATTGGGGCTAGTCCAAATAATTTAACGTTATATAGACTAGCCTTTTTACACTCCTCTGCTTCGAAAGAGAGTGTGGCAGAAAACTACAAAGAGTCAAATGAACGCCTAGAATTCTTAGGTGATTCTGTGCTTGGGATGATTACGGCGACGTATTTGTTCCAAAAATTCCCTTTCAAAGACGAAGGCTTTTTGACTGAAATACGCTCTCGTATGGTCAGCCGTGAATCTTTGAACGTAATTGGCCGCAAATTAGGCTTAGAGAAAGTAATCGAGTACGAAACACAGCGCAAAAACGCGATGTCCCGCACATCGATGTACGGAGATGCCTTAGAAGCTTTTGTAGGTGCGGTATATTTAGACAAAGGCTTTGCCTTCACCCAAAACTTCATCATTAAAAAGATTCTCACGCAATACTTTGACCTAGACGCCGTTGTACAAAACAACCCGAACTTCAAGTCAATGCTGATTGAATGGGCTCAAAAAGAAGGCAAAAAGGTCTCTTTTGAGCTAGATCAAGAGGGAGAACACCACAACCGTGAATTTACGGCTTTGGTCATCTTAGACGGCGAAAAAATAGCAGAGGGCAAAGGCTATTCGAAGAAGAAAGCAGAACAAACAGCCGCTAGAATGGCTTCCGAACAATTAGACATTAAATAA
- the fabF gene encoding beta-ketoacyl-ACP synthase II yields the protein MELKRVVVTGLGALTPIGNTVSEYWDGLKNGVSGCGPITKFDAEKFRTRFACELKNFKVEDFINAKEARKMDPFTQYAVVAADEAIADANFDMETLNKNKVGVIWGSGIGGLKTFEDEMIYFGQGDGTPKINPFFIPKMIADSSSGQISIRNGFRGPNYVTVSACSSANNAIIDAFNYIRTGRINVCVTGGSEAPVTIASVGGFTAMHAMSTRNDDPATASRPYDVDRDGFVVGEGAGALILEEYEHAKARGAKIYAELIGGGFSSDAHHITAPHPEGYGALLSMIDALEDANIKPEEVDYVNTHGTSTPIGDPQEIKAIVDCFGEHAYKIAISSTKSMTGHLLGGAGAVEAVASVLAIQHQFVPPTINVFNRDPEIDQRIDLTENVGKARKIDVALSNGFGFGGHNATVIFRKI from the coding sequence ATGGAGTTAAAACGAGTAGTTGTCACGGGCTTAGGCGCCCTAACCCCCATCGGGAACACAGTTAGTGAATATTGGGATGGATTAAAGAACGGCGTTAGCGGTTGTGGCCCCATCACGAAATTCGATGCGGAAAAATTCAGAACTCGTTTTGCTTGTGAATTAAAGAACTTCAAGGTAGAAGATTTTATCAATGCCAAAGAAGCACGTAAAATGGATCCATTCACACAATACGCAGTAGTGGCGGCTGATGAGGCTATCGCTGATGCGAATTTTGACATGGAGACCTTGAATAAAAACAAAGTAGGCGTTATCTGGGGATCAGGTATCGGAGGTTTGAAGACTTTTGAAGACGAGATGATCTATTTCGGACAAGGAGACGGAACCCCGAAAATCAATCCCTTCTTTATCCCTAAGATGATTGCAGATTCATCTTCAGGCCAAATCTCGATCCGCAACGGATTCCGTGGTCCTAACTACGTGACTGTTTCGGCTTGTTCTTCAGCGAACAACGCGATCATTGATGCTTTCAACTATATCCGCACAGGACGTATCAACGTGTGTGTTACGGGTGGTTCTGAAGCTCCAGTGACGATTGCATCCGTTGGTGGCTTCACCGCAATGCACGCCATGTCTACTCGTAATGACGATCCAGCAACAGCTTCTCGTCCATATGACGTGGATCGCGATGGTTTCGTGGTAGGTGAAGGTGCAGGTGCCTTGATTTTAGAAGAATACGAGCACGCTAAAGCGCGTGGCGCAAAAATATACGCTGAATTAATCGGTGGAGGTTTCTCTTCTGATGCACACCACATTACAGCCCCACACCCAGAGGGTTATGGCGCTTTATTGTCAATGATTGATGCCTTAGAAGATGCGAACATCAAGCCAGAAGAAGTTGATTACGTGAATACACACGGAACATCCACTCCGATTGGTGATCCACAAGAGATTAAAGCAATCGTGGATTGTTTCGGTGAGCACGCTTATAAAATAGCTATCTCTTCGACGAAATCGATGACTGGTCACTTATTAGGTGGTGCAGGTGCGGTAGAGGCGGTAGCGTCTGTATTAGCGATTCAACATCAATTTGTCCCTCCTACCATCAACGTATTTAACCGCGATCCAGAAATCGATCAACGCATCGACTTGACGGAAAACGTAGGTAAAGCACGCAAAATTGACGTGGCATTGAGCAACGGATTTGGTTTCGGTGGTCACAACGCAACGGTTATTTTCAGAAAAATCTAA
- a CDS encoding acyl carrier protein — translation MSDIAEKVKSIIVEKLGVEASEVTPEASFTNDLGADSLDTVELIMEFEKEFSVSIPDDQAENIQTVGQAITYLEENAK, via the coding sequence ATGTCAGATATTGCAGAAAAAGTAAAAAGCATCATCGTTGAAAAATTAGGTGTAGAAGCATCAGAAGTTACTCCTGAGGCATCTTTCACAAACGATTTGGGAGCTGACTCTCTAGATACAGTTGAGTTAATCATGGAATTCGAAAAAGAATTCTCTGTTTCTATTCCAGATGATCAAGCGGAGAACATCCAAACAGTAGGCCAAGCTATTACTTATTTGGAAGAGAACGCAAAGTAA
- a CDS encoding ROK family protein, with translation MAAAEYLGIDVGGTGVKMGIVHADTGQINNFQSYDTATWRESHHFLERLADAIALQLYQHKNVKKVGIGLPGILTKDRRTLIEITAIPEIDGSPMIDMLEKRFPEHAFFMENDANAAALGEFYFSPEKATMPEDFVFITLGTGVGGAAVIDRKIFLGGDGNAMEPGHVPSRDGKVLERNVGKKELLQMATAMRAAYTGKTSLPADGTISTTALVVGAEEGDELALAIWNEVGSLLGDMLVSLIRILDIKNIFIGGGLSASYDFILPSMEKQLNYWLTPAYLEKLTIKKALLGNDAGLLGAASLCF, from the coding sequence ATGGCAGCAGCAGAATACTTAGGAATCGATGTAGGTGGAACCGGCGTTAAAATGGGAATCGTCCACGCAGACACAGGTCAAATCAACAATTTTCAAAGTTACGATACTGCTACCTGGAGAGAATCTCATCACTTTTTAGAGCGTTTGGCGGATGCGATTGCTTTGCAATTGTACCAACACAAGAATGTAAAGAAAGTGGGAATCGGTTTACCAGGCATCCTAACGAAGGATCGCCGCACTTTAATCGAGATCACAGCTATCCCAGAAATTGATGGATCTCCTATGATTGATATGTTGGAGAAGCGCTTTCCAGAGCACGCTTTCTTTATGGAAAACGATGCTAATGCAGCTGCTTTAGGTGAATTCTATTTCTCTCCAGAGAAGGCTACCATGCCAGAAGACTTCGTTTTCATTACCTTGGGAACAGGAGTAGGTGGCGCTGCTGTCATCGATCGTAAAATCTTCTTAGGTGGGGATGGCAATGCGATGGAACCAGGTCACGTTCCTTCACGCGATGGTAAAGTATTAGAACGCAATGTGGGCAAGAAAGAGTTATTACAAATGGCTACCGCCATGCGTGCTGCCTACACTGGAAAAACGTCTCTTCCTGCTGATGGAACTATTTCAACGACAGCCTTAGTGGTAGGAGCTGAAGAAGGAGATGAATTAGCTTTAGCTATTTGGAATGAAGTGGGATCCTTATTAGGAGATATGTTAGTTTCCTTAATTCGTATCCTAGATATCAAAAATATCTTCATAGGTGGCGGATTATCAGCCTCTTACGACTTTATTTTACCTAGTATGGAGAAGCAGCTAAATTACTGGTTAACGCCAGCTTATTTGGAAAAATTAACCATTAAAAAAGCCTTATTAGGCAACGACGCAGGCCTTTTAGGGGCTGCATCGCTTTGTTTTTAG
- a CDS encoding YkgJ family cysteine cluster protein, producing the protein MAKTKDPSFRKLIQRLVARKPKNLDQQFFQAHTEVFKKTDCLTCGNCCRTTSPMWNDTDIQRVSHLFKMKTSAFLDAYLVQDSDGDWVYPKAPCPFLDLEDNKCGIYDHRPKACREYPHTDRKNIMGILGLTSKNAVICPAVTQILEKIEQIYP; encoded by the coding sequence ATGGCCAAAACTAAAGACCCCTCCTTCAGAAAACTAATCCAACGATTAGTGGCTCGTAAGCCTAAGAACTTGGATCAGCAATTTTTCCAAGCTCACACCGAAGTTTTCAAGAAAACCGATTGCTTGACCTGCGGCAATTGCTGTCGCACGACTAGTCCGATGTGGAATGATACCGATATCCAACGTGTTTCTCATTTGTTCAAAATGAAGACGTCTGCTTTCTTGGATGCTTATTTAGTACAAGATTCTGACGGTGATTGGGTCTATCCTAAGGCCCCTTGCCCCTTTTTAGATCTAGAGGACAACAAATGTGGCATCTACGATCACCGCCCCAAAGCCTGCCGCGAATACCCGCATACCGACCGTAAGAACATCATGGGGATTTTGGGATTAACCTCAAAAAACGCGGTAATCTGCCCGGCTGTGACCCAAATCCTTGAAAAAATCGAGCAAATTTACCCTTGA
- a CDS encoding thymidine kinase, with product MFLEPTHSKSAERNPPAGWIEVICGSMFSGKTEELIRRLKRAKIAQMRVEIFKPMADTRYHDEDIVSHNQNSIRSTPVNNSGEILLLAGDCDVIGLDEVQFFDDNIVEVCNSLANQGKRIIVAGLDMDFKGQPFGPMPGLMAIAEFVTKVHAVCVNCGAAAHYSYRKVEQQQTVLLGETESYEARCRSCFHGQN from the coding sequence TTGTTTTTAGAACCTACCCATTCCAAATCTGCTGAACGCAATCCACCTGCTGGTTGGATTGAAGTGATATGCGGTTCCATGTTCTCTGGTAAAACAGAAGAACTGATTCGCCGCTTAAAACGCGCAAAAATCGCCCAAATGCGGGTCGAAATCTTCAAACCGATGGCAGATACCCGCTACCATGACGAAGATATCGTTTCTCACAATCAAAATTCCATCCGTTCTACACCGGTTAACAACTCAGGAGAAATCCTTTTGCTAGCTGGAGATTGCGATGTGATTGGTTTAGATGAGGTACAATTCTTTGATGATAACATCGTAGAGGTATGTAATTCCCTAGCGAATCAAGGTAAGCGAATCATCGTGGCGGGATTAGATATGGACTTTAAAGGGCAACCTTTTGGGCCTATGCCTGGACTTATGGCCATCGCCGAGTTCGTCACGAAAGTGCACGCTGTATGTGTGAACTGCGGAGCAGCCGCTCATTATTCCTACCGCAAGGTGGAGCAACAACAAACCGTCTTATTAGGCGAAACAGAGTCTTACGAGGCTCGCTGCCGTTCTTGCTTCCATGGCCAAAACTAA
- a CDS encoding succinate dehydrogenase/fumarate reductase iron-sulfur subunit, whose product MEGHLNLTLKIWRQKNASVAGKFETYQVSGISTDMSFLEMIDVLNNRLIEEGDDPVAFDHDCREGICGMCSMYINGRPHGPNRGVTTCQLHMRSFQDGETITVEPWRASAFPVIKDLVVNRSSFDRIIAAGGFVSVNTGNAQDANNLPIPKDDADEAFAAAACIGCGACVAACKNASAMLFTSAKVSQLALLPQGKVEAATRAQAMVAQMDEEGFGACSNTGACEAECPKGISIENIARMNREYFSSTFSSK is encoded by the coding sequence ATGGAAGGACATTTAAACCTGACACTCAAAATTTGGAGACAAAAAAATGCAAGCGTAGCTGGTAAGTTCGAAACTTATCAGGTGAGCGGCATCTCCACAGATATGTCATTTTTGGAAATGATTGACGTGTTAAACAACCGTTTGATCGAAGAAGGAGATGATCCGGTAGCATTTGACCACGATTGCCGCGAAGGTATTTGCGGTATGTGCTCGATGTACATTAACGGTCGTCCACACGGACCAAACCGTGGTGTGACAACTTGCCAGCTTCACATGCGTTCGTTCCAAGATGGCGAAACAATTACGGTAGAGCCTTGGAGAGCGAGTGCGTTCCCAGTGATTAAGGACTTAGTAGTGAACCGTTCTTCTTTTGACCGTATTATTGCAGCAGGAGGTTTCGTTTCAGTGAACACAGGTAATGCGCAAGATGCAAACAACCTACCTATTCCAAAAGATGACGCAGACGAGGCTTTCGCAGCAGCGGCTTGTATCGGTTGTGGAGCTTGTGTAGCGGCTTGTAAGAATGCTTCGGCGATGTTGTTTACGTCTGCTAAAGTTTCACAGTTAGCTTTATTACCTCAAGGTAAAGTGGAAGCAGCGACTCGCGCGCAAGCGATGGTTGCTCAGATGGACGAAGAAGGATTCGGCGCTTGTTCAAACACCGGTGCTTGCGAGGCTGAATGCCCTAAAGGTATCTCTATTGAGAACATCGCGCGTATGAACCGCGAATATTTCTCATCGACATTCTCGTCTAAATAA
- a CDS encoding fumarate reductase/succinate dehydrogenase flavoprotein subunit, translated as MTKLDAKIPEGALADKWTKYRSSVSLVNPANKRSLEIIVVGSGLAGASAAASLAELGYKVKVFCFQDSPRRAHSIAAQGGINAAKNYQNDGDSVYRLFYDTIKGGDYRAREANVHRLAEVSGSIIDQCVAQGVPFAREYGGLLSNRSFGGTQVQRTFYAAGQTGQQLLLGAYSALQRQVGMGNVKMYTRHEMLDVVTIDGKARGIIARDSVTGALERHFGHAVLLCTGGYGNVFYLSTNAMGSNVTAAWKAHKKGAFFANPCYTQIHPTCIPVSGDHQSKLTLMSESLRNDGRIWVPKKQNDNRKANEIPEDERDYYLERRYPAFGNLVPRDIASRAAKERCDAGYGVGTSKMAVYLDYAAAIIRYGKGEANKNNMHNPSDEEIQAMGKAVVKEKYGNLFDMYKQITGEDPYEVPMRIYPAVHYTMGGLWVDYNLMTTVPGLYALGEANFSDHGANRLGASALMQGLADGYFVIPYTIGAYLAAEIRTPSMSTDSEDFVAAEKAVRDRLETLMNIKGSKPVDYFHKRLGKIMWDECGMARSAEGLKASIKEIQALQKEFWSDVKIPGEIDNLNPELEKAGRVADFLELGELMCIDALDRNESCGGHFRTEYQTEDGEALRDDEKYAYVAAWEYEKQSTFKLHKEELKYENIKIAQRSYK; from the coding sequence ATGACAAAATTAGATGCCAAAATTCCAGAAGGCGCGTTAGCCGACAAATGGACCAAATATCGTTCCAGCGTTTCTCTAGTAAACCCTGCGAACAAACGTAGCTTAGAAATCATCGTGGTAGGTTCAGGCCTAGCAGGTGCGTCTGCCGCTGCATCGTTAGCTGAATTAGGATATAAAGTAAAAGTATTCTGTTTCCAAGATTCTCCACGTCGTGCGCACTCAATTGCCGCTCAAGGAGGTATCAACGCAGCGAAGAACTACCAAAACGATGGTGACTCCGTTTACCGTTTATTCTACGATACCATCAAAGGTGGTGACTACCGTGCGCGTGAAGCGAACGTACACCGTCTAGCGGAAGTATCTGGAAGCATTATTGACCAATGCGTAGCGCAAGGGGTTCCTTTCGCTCGTGAATACGGTGGATTGCTTTCTAACCGTTCATTCGGTGGAACGCAAGTGCAACGTACGTTCTACGCGGCAGGTCAAACTGGTCAGCAATTATTATTAGGTGCTTATTCTGCTTTGCAACGCCAGGTGGGAATGGGTAACGTGAAAATGTATACTCGCCACGAAATGCTAGATGTCGTAACGATCGACGGAAAAGCACGTGGTATCATCGCTCGTGATTCAGTAACTGGAGCTTTAGAGCGCCACTTCGGACACGCGGTTTTATTGTGTACGGGTGGTTACGGAAACGTATTCTACTTGTCTACTAACGCGATGGGATCGAACGTAACAGCAGCTTGGAAAGCGCACAAAAAAGGGGCTTTCTTCGCTAACCCTTGTTACACACAAATTCACCCGACGTGTATCCCGGTATCAGGTGATCACCAATCGAAATTAACCTTGATGTCTGAGTCCCTTCGTAACGATGGTCGTATTTGGGTTCCTAAGAAACAAAACGATAATCGCAAAGCGAACGAGATTCCAGAAGACGAAAGAGATTACTACTTAGAGCGTCGTTACCCTGCATTCGGTAACTTAGTACCACGTGATATTGCTTCTCGTGCAGCTAAGGAGCGTTGCGATGCAGGTTATGGTGTAGGAACGTCTAAAATGGCGGTTTACTTAGACTATGCTGCGGCGATCATCCGTTACGGAAAAGGAGAAGCAAACAAAAACAATATGCACAATCCATCAGACGAAGAGATTCAAGCGATGGGTAAGGCAGTCGTAAAAGAGAAATACGGTAACTTGTTTGATATGTACAAGCAAATTACGGGTGAAGATCCATACGAGGTGCCAATGCGTATATATCCAGCGGTTCACTACACGATGGGTGGACTTTGGGTAGATTACAACTTAATGACTACAGTTCCTGGTTTATACGCTTTAGGAGAAGCTAACTTCTCTGATCACGGCGCGAATCGTTTAGGAGCTTCAGCCTTAATGCAAGGTTTAGCGGATGGTTATTTCGTGATTCCTTACACAATCGGTGCTTACTTAGCAGCCGAAATTCGCACACCATCGATGTCAACGGATTCAGAAGATTTCGTAGCGGCAGAGAAAGCGGTACGTGATCGTTTAGAGACTCTGATGAACATTAAAGGATCTAAGCCAGTCGATTACTTCCACAAGCGTTTAGGTAAGATCATGTGGGACGAGTGCGGTATGGCACGTAGCGCAGAAGGTTTGAAAGCTTCTATCAAGGAGATCCAAGCCTTACAGAAAGAATTCTGGTCAGATGTGAAGATCCCAGGTGAGATCGATAATCTTAACCCTGAATTAGAGAAAGCGGGCCGTGTGGCTGACTTCCTTGAATTAGGCGAGTTAATGTGTATTGATGCCTTAGATCGCAACGAAAGTTGTGGAGGTCACTTCCGTACAGAATACCAAACAGAAGACGGGGAAGCCCTTCGTGATGACGAAAAGTATGCTTATGTAGCGGCTTGGGAATACGAAAAACAATCGACTTTCAAACTTCACAAAGAAGAATTGAAATACGAAAACATCAAAATTGCTCAAAGATCTTATAAATAA
- a CDS encoding succinate dehydrogenase cytochrome b subunit, with protein MAWLAKSLNSSLGKKLLMAITGLFLISFLLVHCSLNALIFLNDGGVAFNEGAEFMGTNPVIRTMEIVLFAGLLLHIYDGLRLWLENKSKRPVAYAKVDGAANSKWYSRSMGLLGTLLLLFLILHLKHFWYFSRLTEGLEDHTLYAEMQAVFMNPVVVVVYVLGCISLGYHLLHGFSSAFQSIGWNHPKYTPTIKTIGAIFSIVIPAAFAAMPIAFYFHLIH; from the coding sequence ATGGCTTGGTTAGCAAAATCACTTAATTCATCTCTCGGGAAAAAGCTCCTGATGGCCATTACGGGCCTCTTTTTAATTAGCTTCCTGTTAGTTCACTGCAGTTTGAACGCTCTAATCTTCCTAAATGATGGCGGAGTGGCCTTTAATGAGGGTGCAGAGTTTATGGGAACGAATCCGGTTATCCGCACGATGGAGATTGTGTTGTTCGCTGGGTTATTATTACACATTTATGACGGTCTTCGTCTTTGGTTAGAAAACAAATCAAAACGCCCAGTCGCTTACGCGAAGGTGGATGGCGCTGCGAACAGCAAGTGGTATTCACGTTCCATGGGTCTTTTAGGAACTTTATTATTATTATTCTTAATTCTTCACTTAAAGCATTTTTGGTACTTCTCTCGTTTAACAGAGGGCTTAGAGGACCATACGTTATATGCAGAGATGCAAGCGGTATTTATGAACCCTGTAGTGGTTGTAGTCTATGTTTTAGGATGTATTTCTTTAGGATATCACCTTTTACATGGTTTCTCTAGTGCATTCCAGTCGATCGGTTGGAATCACCCTAAGTATACGCCTACGATCAAAACGATCGGAGCGATCTTCTCTATCGTTATTCCTGCGGCTTTTGCTGCGATGCCGATTGCCTTTTATTTCCATTTGATTCATTAA